The DNA window aaatttagggttaataatatatattaagagcaataatgaaatttaataatataaaaaaaatatgaaaagctcgATAAGACTTATTAGTCATTCAAATCAAGTATTACTAAACTCGAATTCGACTCAATCAATAGGTTGAGTTGCTTGAGCTAGAGTTTGGCTCGACAAATACCGAATTGAGTTCAAATTTTTTTCGATTCAAATTCGAGTAACATGTGAGCACCAAGACCTCATTTCATCCTTAAGTAGAGTTAGGCATTGTATCAAAATAAAATTCCGTTGGTCATTAATCAGACTTTGGTTCAATGGCGAAATTGAATTCTTGAGAATTTTGAGATATTAGATTAGCATTTGAGTTTCGAgtattgattttttaataaaaaaatcatatcaaacTATTAGTGATTTGGACTAATTGCTATTTAAATTTCATCAAATAAAACCTAAATTGTTGTTTTTGTAatacaattttatctttattcCACAGATAATGCCAGGCAAAGTAAGCTGAAAAACAGGCAATTTAATCACAGGGAAGCATATGTAACAGTTCTTCACTCCTCCGAAGCTTATGTATGTGGCGCCATAGCTTTGGCACAAAGCATTATTCGAACCAATTCAACGAAAGATTTACTGCTTCTCCACGACGAACACGTATCCCCAAGATCCTTAACAGGCCTAAGAACTGCCGGCTGGAAAACAAGACAAATCGAACGAATTCGAAGCCCCTTTGCTGAGAAAGGTTCATACAACGAATGGAATTACAGCAAGCTCCGAATCTGGTTGTTAACATGGTATCGCAAAGTCGTTTTCATTGATTCAGATTTTCTGGTTTTCAAAAACATGGATTGGGTCTTTCATTATCCCCAGATTTCAGCTGCTGGAAATGATAGAACTCTGTTCAATTCAGGGATCATGGTGATCGAGCCTTCACTGTGTACCTTCGAAGATTTGATGTTGAAAAGCTTCAAGGTGGGATCATACAACGGAGGAGACCAAGGGTTTTTGAATGAAATGTTCACTTGGTGGCATAGGTTGCCTAAAGAAGTTAATTTCCTCAAGTATTTTGATGGGAACCACAGTTTAAATCGTGAAAAGATACCTGATGATCTTTCTGCGATTCATTATTTGGGTTTGAAGCCATGGATGTGTTACAGAGACTATGATTGTAATTGGGATATAAAGGAAAGACAGGTTTTCGCTAGTGATAAAGCTCATGAGAAATGGTGGCAAGTATATGATGAAATGCCTGAGAGACTGAAGCAATATTGTGGGTTGAGTCCACATATGAATTGGAGgataaagaaatggagaagggttGCTAAGAAACTTAGCTTACCCGATGAACATTGGAAGATTAGTGTAACTGATCCTCGACAGTACAATCTTGTTCAATAAAGAAAAGGGTGCCCAATTCTTGAAGGGAAAAATCAGAAATATTTTGTCATTTTGCAATCTGAGTTTCAGATTCAAGGATTGAAAATAATGGTTGATCGACTTTCTGTTCACATTAGTCTCAAAttcttaatttcaaaatgttacaaaatagttattgaattatttgaaaattttcatttaagtcattgaactattctaAAGTTTTTAATTAAGAAACTAAATTGTTAagctttttgtttttcaaaaatagttcGGTCtaagggtgagtattcgatcgagtcgaatagaaaaattttgagttaattaagCTTCCGAATCCTATTTCATTATcctaattcgatttgaaatttttactAATCGAGTTGAATGAAATGgaatttgaatcgaatcgaatatatttgttcgagttaaatttaaaaataattttgatgttatttatttttatgtaatttaaaaaatatatatatttctttaaaattttcttcttgGACTCATCATTATCGGGATTTTGATTTGGGGTTTAATTTAGAGGTTcttttttaagaataaaaaaattggtatttgggaattgtgAGTTTAGGTtgaattgaagaagaaaatggaTGATGGAATCTTGACTTTTGGGAAAAATGGGATGGTGGGGCTGGCCAGGCTTTTGGAAATTGGGAAAATGGTAGACGGGCTTTGGGGTGAATGGGGTGGGTTTGGGCTTTCGGGGAAATGAGTATTATAAAAGAATTTGGGCTTGAGGAGTagagaatataaatttaaaatttaaaattataaagtttttaattggtttattcgaattattcgaattattcgaatttaaaaatttaattcgactcaaaattgaaattcaaaaaaaattaaaattgttttgattaactcgaataatttgaattttgaaatttttttaaatttttcgagtcgaatcgaattttgctcattCCTAGTTCAATTAGTGAGCTTCAAGCAACAATTCGACAATTGGTACAGTAGATGACAAGTAAAAGAACACAACTTAGATCCAAAAAATTTGACAATTAGTATTgaagatcaaagaaaaaaaaactttttgaattttggttcATAAGTTTGTAATATTTAAAGTTGCTTCATGAAAAAAGCTATagaaaaagaaggagaaaaagagaTTTCGACTGGTTCAAGCAATGCGAGTGGAGAAGGTCATACAACAATAAGTTTAATAACtgaattattaaaatgaaaactttcaaataatttagtgacctattcgtaatgttttaaaattaaatgactaaaacgtaaaaaaTTCATTATGGCTTCCTAATaattaacattttctttttagtatTTTAACCTTAATGGTACTAAAAGTAAAATATGCTTTTGTTAACTTTAATAATTAAtgtagaattaaaaatatgataagtTAATTGGTATCATTAGTTTttcaattaataattatttaattcttattagaatttttatatttaataattatttttttattaaagtttcaaatttgtTACTATTAAGAAAATGAAACCTAATTAGTCATTGCTACATAACTTAATAGAAGCATTTTCCAAATAATATATTTCAAAAGTTGTACTTTTTCTCCTTATACTACTAACATTCCTTCTTccattctattttttaaataaaataaaggttatattctgttaTTAATCCCTATACTTTACGAAAATTATGGATCTAGTTCTAcactttaattttatcaattttaatcattgtatttttcgaatttaaaaatcttagttcCAACCCAAATAGTAGCAGTTAAATTCGATTACTAGTCATGTACTATACGTACAATTGTAgatttggtccattttctccaattagatcattctaagTCCATatgcttttcaaattttaaaatttcaatcttgatacaaaatgactttcattaattcattaactgattttttagtaaataatatGTGTAAATAATAAACTAACATGGTATTACacatattataatatgtttgatgcatcaatttttttaaaataacaaagcTTAATGAATTTATAGTTATCATTTGATgaggacttaaattttaaaatttaaaaagtataaggactaaaaataACAGATTAAATTACATggattaaatccataactttTGCGAAGTACAAGGActgataacaaaatttaacctgaaataaaagtactttgaattttattatttttctaaaattgaaaAGAGGGTAAACTACCtagttggtcacccaacttttagggcattttcattttagtcatccaACCGTTAAATCTCTAACTACAGTTAACTTGTATGAACTGCATCACGTtcacactttcattttggtcacccaacttccagattgctttcattttagtcactcaaaaaATATCCTTTTTTATAATATCGGAGGGGGTAAAAAAACATAaaggattaaagtgaataaaTAGTAGAAACTAAAACAATGCTTTTAAAATTGTCACATTGTACTTGTTTACCCCCTTACCGAAagttctcttttttcttttttcaatattgaaaatttaaatttcaaaacatcaaaatcaattaaataaattattgaattttttttatcccaACCAATgtgttactataatattgaaattaatttagtctcattttaaatattaattttattttatgtttctaaattaaaatcaactcaaataaatcATCTTCAATAATTATACATGAAACCCAAATTTCTTTTGATGATATGATCTCAAACCTTTCATACTAagctaaaagcaaagaaaaatttaattaattttatattctatgccaaacaaaaaccaaatttttttatcACTTCTTTACCCAAATGAAGAACaagcaattaaattaattaatttcaacgatttttctttgctttttattttatcttagtATGGAAGATTCGAGgttatataatcaaaagaaatttaaatttcgTAGACAATTATTAAATACGAGTTATCAAGTTGATTTCATTAAGAATAAtatggaaacataaaataaaattttaaaatttagaaggagattgatttaattaatttcaatattacatTAACAATATAGTTAACTTTATCAAGGgataaacaaaatttcaaaaatttatttaattgatttttatgttttgaaatttgaaatttcaatattgaaaaaaaatagaactttCAGCAATGTGATAAACAAatacaatttgacaatttttaataCATTGTTTTAGTTTCTAcctttttttactttaattctttatatttttacctAATCAATActttaacaaatatattttttgggTGATTAAAATGAAAGCGAGAACAAGATATGGTGTGTACAGTTAACCGCCGTTAGAAGTTTAACGATTGGGTGACTAAATGAAAAAGCCTTAAAAATTGAGTGACGAAATTGCAAAGATTTcattttgggtgaccaaaatgaaagtaccCTAAAAGTTGGGTGATCAACTAGTAGTTTACCCCCAAAAAATGATAatattggtatttttgaaaagCGAACCCACCCCACCTTTTCCCTCCTCTGTTTCTCTCTCTTCAACTCCAaagttccaatttttttttttaattttcttttgccgaccaaaaaaaaagcaagaaaaaggaaatgaaagaatGAAACTTTGATGAGTTAACTCACTCACCAATCTCGCTCTTTGTCGGTTTTTGGTTCCTCAACTGTTTGCAAAATGCAAGACCTCTTCGGATCAGTTCGCCGTTCACTAGTGTTCCGTGCAACCCCAGACAATAACACCCAAGAAAATAGTCCTCCATTGGCAACTGCAGCCAATGCCTTTGTCGAAAGGATAAATTCTTGCATCCGCAAATCAAGGGTCTTCTCCAAGCCTTCCTCTCCTTCGCCTTCTCCTCCTTTGATCCGATGGCGCAAAGGAGAGTTGATTGGTTCCGGTGCCTTTGGCAGGGTTTATATGGGCATGAATCTTGATTCCGGAGAGCTTCTTGCAGTGAAAGAGGTTTCTTTTTTAGTTTCTGtactttttttggtaaattttggatTCTTTTTGGAGTTTGTTTAATGGGTTATAGTTAAATTGTGGTTCAAAATTGAAACTCTAAAATGGGTTAGTAATGGTTTTTAAGTTAGGGTTCTTTCTTTTGAGTTGTTTTTTCAATGAATTCAttgattttgggtttttgtttaattttgttaagtgattgtGATCTCAAGTTAGTGAAATGAATTTGATCTCATTTGTTTCTTGGCTTTTGTTGTTTAGGTGCTAATTGCGGCAAACAGTGCTTCAAAGGAAAAAACACAGGTTTGATCTTTGAACTAggttcttttttaattttgaactaaaaaaaCCCTTATATCAAAGTAAATAGTGTCTTTTACATATGTAAAAGCTTTCATTTTTCAGAAAGAGGTGTATGAAGTTAGCAGCCAATGAAATGTATGGTTATCTTGGTGTATGAAGTTTTGGATGTTAGAATATAGAACTTTTCCACTTACCATAATCGGTATTAATTTGTCTTCTAGTTATTGATTTGATGAGGCATTGCCATAACATGACGGACCTTGATTTGCTTATTGCAATGTAAGTAGGCTCATATCAGGGAGCTCGAGGAAGAAGTAAAGCTTCTGAAGAACCTTTCGCATCCCAACATTGTTGTAAGTGATGACTGCTTCTTTATATATTGACGATTGAATTCCTAAGGCTATTGCCCTTTTGTCATTGAGACATTACTCCCCACCTTCAGAGATATTTAGGAACAGTGAGAGAGGAGGAAACTTTAAATATTTTGCTCGAATTCGTGCCTGGCGGATCAATATCATCACTTTTGGGAAAGTTTGGACCCTTCCCTGAAGCTGTAAGTTTTGgataatagaatatttttaatttagctgTTTTTAATGCTAAGCTTGTCTACTGATTTGTCTTAACAGGTTATAAGAAAATACACAGAACAGTTactattgggccttgagtatttACACAACAATGGAATTATGCACAGGGATATTAAGGTACCTTTTCTTTTCCAGAAATTAATGTTATAAATTAGAAAAGGGCCGTAGTTTCTTTctatcttctctttttttctgATCAATAATTATTTTGTTCATTCCATCCATTGGCAGGGGGCCAACATCCTGGTAGATAATAAAGGAAACATTAAACTTGCAGATTTTGGTGCTTCCAAACAGGTTGTTGAGCTGGTAATTATGCAATTGCTCAACCTTACCCTCACATCTAAAATTTTCTTCATTTATAGAATGTACTTCTCTAAATCAATACTTATATAAAATGGCCTTTATTCTAAAAGAGACTGTGTTTTTATAGGCTACTGTGTCTGGTGCCAAGTCTATGAAGGGTACTCCATATTGGATGGCTCCTGAAGTCATTTTGCAGACTGGACATAGTTTGTAAGAATAACTTGACTCACTGTAACAATCAAATTGTATGCTTGTCTGTCAGTTCTCCTTGATCTTCTATATTTATTGAAGCATTTAAATGCTATTAGAGCTATATTTGGCTAGTATGTAAAAACGCTTCACATTTCGACCATTGTTTATCACCTATATTTGCTGCATGCATACTGGTTCCTTGTAGATTATAAAAACTGATACGTGATATAGTTATTTTTAGTATACTGATGTACTGAAACTGATACTTCTTGTATATTCTGGACATAATTTCTAGTTCTGCTGATATATGGAGTGTTGGCTGTACGGTAATAGAGATGGCCACTGGAAAGCCTCCTTGGAGCCAGCAATACCAAGAGGTAGATGTCTTGAGATTTTAAAGATTTGTTCTATGAGATGATGCTTTCATCATTGTACTGAATATCTTTGTTCAGGTTGCTGCACTCTTCTATGTCGGGACAACAAAGTCTCATCCACCTATTCCAGAACATCTTTCTACAGAGGCAAAAGATTTTCTGCTGAAATGTTTGcaaaagtatatatttttattgattctgaGAGCAAATATGATAGGATATATTTTCTGGCCATTTTTCCCTATCAAATCTGTGACGTATGTTATGTAATTTCAGGGAACCAGATTTGAGACCAGTATCATCTGTACTGCTAAAGGTAGTTTTGGCTTGACTGCATTTCCCTTTACCATTTGTTCATTATATTCCATGATTGTTGTGGGGTTAATATTCTCCATTTGCGAGCTACATGCAGCATCCCTTTGTCACTGGAGAATCTCAGGACTCCAATACTGTTTTGCATGCTTCAGTCATGGTCAGTGCACTTGAACTGTGTtatgtttatttggtttatttttcatttccCAACTTTAAACTACTTCTAAAAGatatttctttctttgtttcatcAGGATAACTCTGAAATCTCTTCAGCATTACATGCCACTAACCCTGAAGGCTTGTAAGTATTACAATATGATTTTGCTTGAACCTGTAAACTACATAATTGCTTTGTCAGTTATCAAGCTGGCAAGGGCTTTAACAATGGCATCAATTTTCTTTCCAGTCAAGTTTCAAGGTGCCGTGACTCAGCAGATATGTGTAATTTGGGTAGTCTGAACTGCTCAAACACGTTTGTTGAAAAGTTTTCAGAAAGCAAAAACTTGTGGAGAATGGACTGCAATGAAGATGATATGTGTCAGATTGACAAAGATGATTCTATGGTAAGCAAAGTGAGGCTTTGTTCTGCTTCGATGATTGATAACGTTAACCAGGTAATTACTATGCTTTTCTTAAGGTTCAGATATTTTAATCATTTGAGTGTTACAGCTCCTAATTTGCAAATCATATTTTTTTGCTCAGAGCTCTAATCCCACTTGTGGAACTTCTCATGATGGGAAGGGCAaatttgatgatgatcctgaaGTGGTAGCAGTTGGTTTCCCTACTGCTTGTGTTGAAGGGGGAGATGACTTTTCATATACTGGTGGGCCATCGTTCTctgaagatgatgatgaactcACTGAATCAAAAATTAGAGCCTTTTTAGATGAGAAGGTACTATTTTTTCAGCCCTTATGCAgtcagtttaaaaaaaaaaaaattatttggccTCATAGATTGTTGTGATGATGGGATGTTGATTAATACCTCAGGCATTAGAACTAAAGAAGCTACAAACACCATTATATGAAGAGTTCTACAACAGCTTGAATTTATCAGGCTCCCCAAGTTTTGTTGAGAAACGTGAGGAGACACCCCCAAATTACTTGAAATTACCTCCTAAAAGCAGATCCCCAAGTCGTGGTCCAGTTGGCACCCCTTCTTCAGCAGCTGATGCTATTGGTACAGGAAGTCCAGGGAGTAACAGTAGCAGGCGAGTGTCAAATGTTGGCAATGCTAGTGACCAAACTCCACAGGACAATTCATCCCCTCAGCATAGTGATTGGAAAGGGCTTCTAGTTGATGGCCAGCCAGAACCAAGCAGCCCAAGGTTAGTCCATAGTTGATTGGTTTTTTGCCTGTCCTTATATTGAATCTCTGTTATGGAGTAGTCTTTTAAATGAAATCATTTGCTATTTGCAGTTTAGTCTTCTCTGAGAGACAGAGGAAGTGGAAAGAAGAGCTTGATCAGGAGCTTGAGAGAAAGCGAGGTAGATATAGTTGGTTCCTCTCTCCCTCTTcccttttacctttttttttccccACTTTCACATATTGCTCACTAATGGTTGACTAAGGTAACTTTTCAAGcgaatttactatttttttcatttatattacaAACAGTTCACTAATGTCTTGCTCAAACCAAATCCTGAAGCAACTGTGGCCCATGCCTGATGGTTCCTTGAACAACATAGCTTAAGATTTGCCTTAAATGGAAGCTTATCTGAATATATCTCTAATTCATGTTTTTACAGTTGTATTGCCTTAATATTGTAGTATAAAATAGAAAATGTCTCTCAGCTAGCTAGCAAGTTTGCCTTGAGGTAGTATGTATCTTCATGGTCCATACTCCATAAATGTTTGCAGAGATGCTGCGCCAAGCAGGTGTGGGAGGGAAGACTTCTTCGCCTAAGGATCGAGCATTAAATAGGCAAAGAGATCGGACAAGGTTTGCATCTCCAGGCAAATGAGTGCATGTTAGAGTAAACAGCACCTCCTGAGATGttcttaccaagagttcatcaTACCTTTACATTCATGACGAAAATGACCGCGACAAATTTGTCACTGTTCAACCAGGAAGATTTGCCATTTTAAAGGCCTAGTTGATGTTACtcaaacataatatataaatagtcatactatatttttctttccctttcccCCCTATGGGTGTTTTACTGGTTTTTGAGGGGTTTGGTATATGCTTCCATAAGCTTGTCTGGTGCATATATTTGTATTACTGATGTAGAATAATAATGATAAGATTTTGTGATTTGAGATATGGAAATTTACCTGCCTGTGCTACTTCACATAATTTTCATCCTCTTTTTTCTGGCCAATGGATGTGTAAGCCTTGAAAAGCCTTGTATTAACATTTCAGGCCAATTAAACGCCAAAGAATTAGACTCTACAAGAGTTACTTCTAGAATCTTACACAAGCTTTTACATCAATCAATAAAATGGAGAGAGATAGAATTCACACATTTCACAACCATGTCAAGAAAAGTCTGTTATTGACAATGTGAAATACTTAAATATCTTTTAACAGTTTACTTAAAGCCATACtgataaatgaaaagaaatgtcATAATCTTTATATTCTCCCCGTCGAGAATCTCTTAGGCATTAAAACTGGTCGCTGTTTCATACCACTCATTGGTCCATCACTTTTTTGCAAACCTTTTCTGCTCTTCAATGGTGACACCAATCTGTTAGCCAAATGGGAAGGTGAAAATGATCTGCCATCACTTCTTTGCAAACTTTTTCTGCTCTTCAATGGTGAAACCAATCTATTAGCCAATCGGGAAGGCGAAAATGATCTCCGTAGCTTCGAAGCAGTCGACATCTTTGGTGATTTCTTGCTCATGTTCATTGATCTCGTAGGGGATAGCGAAACCACAGCTGGGCTCTTGATCTTGACTTGAAACTTTGAAGCTGAAGGAGGAGACTTGATCAAA is part of the Gossypium hirsutum isolate 1008001.06 chromosome D11, Gossypium_hirsutum_v2.1, whole genome shotgun sequence genome and encodes:
- the LOC107958661 gene encoding putative UDP-glucuronate:xylan alpha-glucuronosyltransferase 4, giving the protein MAHKTLHSNQKLFTLSLILLSLSLSIFFIFFGSKNNIVNRFKVETDQPNQLFTNPRWFDLIQEESNSDKKIKVGLVNFNDEEASQYEVHGYGSLVDTVRVHFNCVSKVREWKDFFPVWINEDSNLHPPTCPEIPMPRLEEYWDLNVVVAKVPCDGWTTEAGMRDVFRLQVNLVVANLLVRSGWAKGPVVKWEVYAVFIGPCGPMPEIFRCDDLLRKEGDHWVYKPELKRLKQKVLMPPGTCQIAYPFGKTDNARQSKLKNRQFNHREAYVTVLHSSEAYVCGAIALAQSIIRTNSTKDLLLLHDEHVSPRSLTGLRTAGWKTRQIERIRSPFAEKGSYNEWNYSKLRIWLLTWYRKVVFIDSDFLVFKNMDWVFHYPQISAAGNDRTLFNSGIMVIEPSLCTFEDLMLKSFKVGSYNGGDQGFLNEMFTWWHRLPKEVNFLKYFDGNHSLNREKIPDDLSAIHYLGLKPWMCYRDYDCNWDIKERQVFASDKAHEKWWQVYDEMPERLKQYCGLSPHMNWRIKKWRRVAKKLSLPDEHWKISVTDPRQYNLVQ
- the LOC107958662 gene encoding mitogen-activated protein kinase kinase kinase ANP1; translation: MQDLFGSVRRSLVFRATPDNNTQENSPPLATAANAFVERINSCIRKSRVFSKPSSPSPSPPLIRWRKGELIGSGAFGRVYMGMNLDSGELLAVKEVLIAANSASKEKTQAHIRELEEEVKLLKNLSHPNIVRYLGTVREEETLNILLEFVPGGSISSLLGKFGPFPEAVIRKYTEQLLLGLEYLHNNGIMHRDIKGANILVDNKGNIKLADFGASKQVVELATVSGAKSMKGTPYWMAPEVILQTGHSFSADIWSVGCTVIEMATGKPPWSQQYQEVAALFYVGTTKSHPPIPEHLSTEAKDFLLKCLQKEPDLRPVSSVLLKHPFVTGESQDSNTVLHASVMDNSEISSALHATNPEGFQVSRCRDSADMCNLGSLNCSNTFVEKFSESKNLWRMDCNEDDMCQIDKDDSMVSKVRLCSASMIDNVNQSSNPTCGTSHDGKGKFDDDPEVVAVGFPTACVEGGDDFSYTGGPSFSEDDDELTESKIRAFLDEKALELKKLQTPLYEEFYNSLNLSGSPSFVEKREETPPNYLKLPPKSRSPSRGPVGTPSSAADAIGTGSPGSNSSRRVSNVGNASDQTPQDNSSPQHSDWKGLLVDGQPEPSSPSLVFSERQRKWKEELDQELERKREMLRQAGVGGKTSSPKDRALNRQRDRTRFASPGK